One Candidatus Methylomirabilota bacterium genomic window carries:
- a CDS encoding sugar ABC transporter substrate-binding protein, with product MRYRTSILAACLGLFLPLMASEPAEAQDKKVTFLIHPTVYGNTGGPNGVIPAFVKRTGIQVEVVTQPIIQLHEKAMVEWIAGTGRYDVVTVLDNYFTDEMAQYLESLDPMIGKLPPSYEFGDIIPSLFDAVRVGGKTYGMPFQGGVVMLFYRKDLFDRYQVAVPRTLDDLLTAARKVSAGLRRDGNTETYALGVRAKEANVGAQDFLVFHFAAGGNLFEDNKARCALNGPAGVAAARLYADLVKEGLVPKDLLAFGRDELIGAFQQGRLAMAAAFSTYYAQFNDPKNSKVSGHVGWTVMPTAAGVPAGRTFKTFWYNMLDKHSRNKDAAWAFMQEMAAKEPQIRMASAWGFGPARASAFASPDVQKMFPHAQDWGRAAAASVSVPHHPEWPKIQDIVFEEHATVLAGRQAPERAVARMCERIQPLLKR from the coding sequence ATGCGGTACCGGACGAGCATTCTCGCGGCGTGCCTCGGCCTCTTCCTCCCGCTGATGGCCTCCGAACCCGCAGAGGCACAAGACAAGAAGGTCACGTTTCTCATCCACCCCACGGTCTACGGCAACACCGGAGGGCCGAACGGGGTCATCCCGGCGTTCGTCAAGCGCACGGGTATTCAGGTCGAGGTCGTCACCCAGCCGATCATCCAGCTCCACGAGAAGGCGATGGTCGAGTGGATCGCCGGGACCGGTCGCTACGATGTGGTCACGGTGCTGGACAACTACTTCACCGACGAGATGGCGCAGTACCTCGAGTCCCTCGACCCGATGATCGGAAAGCTCCCCCCGAGCTACGAGTTCGGCGACATCATCCCGTCCTTGTTCGACGCCGTTCGGGTCGGCGGCAAGACCTACGGCATGCCCTTCCAGGGCGGGGTGGTCATGCTCTTCTACCGCAAGGACCTGTTTGACAGGTACCAGGTCGCCGTCCCCCGGACGCTCGACGACCTCTTGACCGCCGCCCGGAAGGTCTCGGCGGGTCTCCGGCGGGATGGAAATACCGAGACGTACGCCCTCGGCGTCCGCGCCAAGGAGGCCAACGTCGGCGCCCAGGACTTCCTGGTGTTCCACTTCGCGGCGGGCGGCAACCTCTTCGAGGACAACAAGGCTCGCTGCGCGCTCAACGGCCCGGCTGGAGTCGCGGCGGCCCGCCTCTACGCGGACCTGGTCAAGGAGGGACTCGTCCCCAAGGATCTCCTGGCGTTCGGCCGCGACGAGCTGATCGGGGCGTTCCAGCAGGGGCGCCTGGCCATGGCGGCCGCCTTCTCGACCTACTACGCCCAGTTCAACGATCCCAAGAACTCCAAGGTCAGCGGCCACGTCGGCTGGACCGTCATGCCGACCGCGGCCGGCGTGCCCGCGGGCCGCACCTTCAAGACGTTCTGGTACAACATGCTCGACAAGCACAGCCGCAACAAGGACGCCGCCTGGGCGTTCATGCAAGAGATGGCCGCCAAGGAACCGCAGATCCGGATGGCCAGCGCCTGGGGATTCGGGCCGGCCCGGGCCTCGGCCTTCGCCTCCCCTGACGTGCAGAAGATGTTCCCTCACGCGCAGGACTGGGGCCGGGCGGCCGCCGCCTCGGTCAGCGTGCCTCATCACCCGGAGTGGCCGAAGATCCAGGACATCGTCTTCGAGGAGCACGCCACGGTGCTGGCCGGGCGCCAGGCCCCCGAGCGGGCCGTGGCGCGCATGTGCGAGCGGATCCAGCCGCTGCTCAAGCGGTGA